CGCTTCCGGCGCGGCTTCATGCTCGGCGACGGCACCGGGGCCGGCAAAGGCCGTCAATCTGCCGGCATCATCCTCGACAACTGGCTGCGCGGTCGCCGCAAGGCGGTCTGGATCTCCAAATCCGACAAGCTGATCGAGGACGCGCAGCGCGATTGGTCCGCGCTCGGCATGGAGCGCCTGCTGGTCACGCCGCTGTCGCGCTTCCCGCAAGGGCGGCCGATCACGCTGTCGGAAGGCGTCCTGTTTGCAACCTATGCCACGCTACGGTCCGACGACCGTGGTGAGAAGGTTTCCCGCGTCCGGCAGATCGTCGAATGGTTGGGCTCCGATTTCGATGGAGTGATCATTTTCGACGAGAGCCACGCCATGGCCAATGCCGCAGGCGGCAAGGGAGAACGCGGCGACGTTGCCGCCTCGCAGCAGGGACGCGCGGGCCTTCGGCTTCAGCACGCCCTGGCCAACGCGCGCGTCGTCTATGTCTCCGCCACCGGCGCGACCACTGTTCACAATCTCGCCTATGCCCAGCGGCTCGGCCTGTGGGGCGGTGAGGATTTCCCCTTCGCCACCCGCGCCGAATTTGTCGAGGCGATCGAGGACGGCGGTGTCGCGGCCATGGAAGTGCTCGCCCGCGATCTGCGTGCGCTGGGCCTCTATACCGCCCGATCGCTCTCCTACGATGGCGTCGAATATGAGCTGATCGAGCACGCCCTGACCGACGAGCAGCGGCGCATCTACGATGCCTACGCCAGCGCCTTCGCCGTCATCCACAATCATCTCGACGCCGCGATGCTGGCGGCCAACATCACCGGTAGCCCAGATAGTGGGGGAGCCACACTGAACCGCCAGGCCAAGTCCGCCGCCCGCTCGGCCTTCGAGTCCGCCAAGCAGCGTTTCTTCGGCCATCTGCTCACGTCGATGAAAACGCCCACGCTGATCCGGTCCATCGAACGTGACCTGAATGACGGCCACGCCGCTGTCGTCCAGATCGTCTCGACCGGCGAAGCGCTGATGGAGCGCCGGCTGGCGGAAGTCCCGACAGAGGAATGGAACGATATTCGCGTCGACATCACGCCGCGCGAATATGTTCTGGACTATCTGGCCCATTCCTTTCCGGTCCAGCTCTACGAGCCGTTCACGGATGGCGAGGGCAATCTGTCCTCGCGCCCGGTCTATCGCGACGGCCACCCCGTCGAGAGCCGCGAAGCTGTCGCGCGCCGTGACGAGCTGATCGAACGTCTTGCGTCTTTACCACCCGTTCCGGGGGCGCTGGATCAGATCGTGCAGCGCTTCGGCACAGATATGGTCTCCGAGGTGACGGGCCGTTCCCGGCGCATCGTCCGCAAAGGCGAACGCTTCGCCGTCGAAAACCGCGCGCCATCCGCCAACCTTGCCGAGACGGCTGCGTTCATGGACGACCTGAAGCGCATCCTCGTGTTCAGCGACGCCGGCGGCACTGGCCGCAGCTATCACGCCGAACTGTCAGCGAAGAACCAGCGTCTGCGCGTGCATTATCTGCTCGAACCCGGATGGAAGGCCGACGCCGCCATCCAGGGTCTGGGTCGCACCAACCGCACCAACCAGGCGCAACCGCCGCTGTTCCGCCCGATCGCCACGAACGTCAAAGCCGAGAAACGCTTCCTGTCCACGATCGCACGCCGGCTCGATACGCTGGGCGCGATCACGCGCGGTCAGCGCCAGACCGGCGGCCAGGGTCTGTTCCGGCCCGAGGACAATCTGGAATCGAGCTACGCCCGCGATGCGCTGCGGCAGCTCTATCTCCTGATCGTTCGCGGCAAGGTCGAGGGGTGCTCGCTGGGTCGCTTCGAGTCCGCGACCGGCCTGAAATTGACCGATGACAACGGCATCAAGGACGAGTTGCCGCCGATCACCACGTTCCTCAACCGCCTGCTGGCGCTGACCATCGAGCTTCAGGGCATCCTCTTCACCGCCTTCGAGCAATTGCTCGACGCCAAGGTGGCCGGAGCCATCGCCAGCGGCGTTTATGATGTCGGGCTGGAAACGCTGACGGCGGAGAGTTTCGTCGTCGCTGAGCGCACGACCATCTACACCCATCCGGCAACGGGTGCGCAGACGCGGCTGCTCACCATCACCGAGCGCCGCCGAAACCAGCCAACCACGCTCGATACGGCGCTCGGCTGGCTCGACGATCCGCATGCCCGGCTGCTCATCAACGCGCGGTCGGGACGCGCTGCTGTCCAGGTGCCGGCGCCGTCCATCATGCTCGACGATGGCGAGATCGAGCGCCGTGTCCGCCTGATCCGGCCGATGGAACAGCACCACGCAAGCCTCGCCATGATGGAAGACAGCCATTGGCAGGAAGCCGCTCGCGACAGCTTTGCAGCGGTCTGGCAACGTGAAGTCGCCGAAGTGCCGGCCTATACCGATGGCACCATCCACATGGTCAGCGGTTTGCTCCTGCCGGTGTGGAAGCGCCTGCCGAACGAGTCGACGCGCGTCTATCGGCTCCAGACCGACGATGGCGAACGCATCATCGGGCGACGGGTTTCGCCCGCCTGGGCCATGAATGCCGCCTCGACGGGAACGGCCAACCTCAGCAGCGATGATGCCTATGCCGCTCTGGTGGACGGTCGCACCATCCTCGACCTGGCCAGCGGGCTCCAGCTTCGCCGCGCGCGCGTCATGGGCGCGAACCGGATCGAACTGTCCGGCTTCACCGACACCATGCGGGATCGCCTGCGCGCCTATGGCCTCTTCAGCGAGATCATCTCGTGGAAGCTGCGCTTCTTCGTTCCGGTCGATGCCTCTGGCCCCGCCATCATCGATAAGCTGCTCGCCACCTATCCGGTCGAGCGGATCAGCGAGCGTGAGGCAGCGTGATGGCTCGGCAGGACGCTTCTGAACTGGCACACAGTCTCGGCCGACAGGCCGAGGCGGTCTGCCGCCACTATCTCTCCAACGGCCACCGGCAGGGCAACTACTGGCAGGTTGGCGATGCTCGTAATGCCGCAGGCCGCTCCATGTTCGTGCGCCTGCGTGACACACCGAAGGGACCAGCGGGCAAATGGACCGACGCCGCCACCGGCGAACATGGCGACCTTCTCGACATCATCCGGGAATCGCTCGGCCTCATCGACTTCACAGACGTTGCTCAAGAGGCGCGCACCTTTCTCAGCCTGCCGCATCCCGAACCCGAGCCGGTATCACGCCGCGGACTGGCGCCAGCGCCATCGGGGTCGCCCGAGGCAGCACGCCGTCTCATCGCCATGACGCAACCAATCACCGGGACAATCGTGCAGACCTATCTGCGCAGACGCGACATTACGCTTTTGCACGGAACCGGAAACCTGCGCTTCCACCCCCGCTGCTACTACAAGCCCGACGATGGCCCGACCGAGACCTGGCCCGCCATGATCGCCGCCGTCACCGACCTCGCTGGCAAGATCACCGGCGCGCACCGCACCTGGCTTGCGCCTGACGGCTCCGACAAAGCCCCCATCGACACACCGCGCAAGGCGATGGGCGATCTCCTCGGCAATGCCGTCCGCATCGGTGTGCCCGGCAGCGTGATGGCGGCAGGCGAAGGTATCGAGACCATGCTGTCGCTCCGGCAGGTCCTACCCGATATGGCGATGGCGCCGGCGCTCTCGGCAGCACATCTGGCCGCCATCCTGTTCCCGGCGACTTTGCGGCGGCTCTATATCGTCCGAGACGACGATCCGGCCGGTGACGGCGCGCGGGACATACTGATCGAACGGGCGAACGCCGAGGGAATCGAGGCCATCCCACTGTCGCCGGCATTCGGGGACTTCAACGAGGATCTGCGGCGGCTCGGTATCGACGCACTTCGGGCAGGCGTTCGAGTGCAGCTCGCTCCAGAGGACGTCGCACGCTTCATGAACCTGGCCGCTTAGCCGGAAGGGGCTGACAGGTGGCGCGCAGCCCCCATGCCGCAACGATGCGCCAGTGACGGCAAAAGGACCGCGCCTCGGCCTTCGAGAGGGCGATCGGCCATCAGCCGGGCCGGATCAGCAATGGCTGCGGCCGACGATTTTCCGGCGGCGCATGTCCACCCCACGCGGCAAGCCGCGCGGGGACCCCGAACCCGCGCCTTTCCATCGCGAAACAAAATCGCCGGCCTTCGCCATCCTCCGCTGGCGCTTCGGCCCTACGCTCCGCTCCGGGTGCAGGTCCGTCCCGCCCGACGGCTTCGTCGCCATGAAGGCCGCGACGGTCGCGGTCCTTGCCGACGGAGCATCCCATGAGCGAGCACGACGACTACGAACCGCACCACGAGTCATCCCCGACCGACCATCTGATCCAGGACTTGCAGCTCCACGGCTATCGCCCCTCCGAAGACGAGTTGGACCAGCGCCCGCCACCGGAAGACCGCATCATCGAAGGCGCCGTCGCCGACATCTTCGACGCCCTGGTCGCCACGATCACCGACACCAGCCTCGACTTCGATCTCCCCGATCTCCTCTGGTCGACCGTCAATATGTTCCACCGCGCCGTGGACCGCATCGAACAGAAGCTCGACGACAACGAGCAGGCGCAAAGGCAGCTTCAGCGCGAACAGGATGGCTCCGAGGTGAAGTCCCTCCAGCTCGAGCGTCTCATCGACATCGGCATGAACCTGATCGACCGCCGCGACGGCATGGAAACCTTCCGCGAAGCCGCCGCTGGACGCTACCTCATCGCCACCGGCTCACCCTGGTCGCAACGCACCGGATCACGGGTCAACCATCGCAACCTCACCGCGTCGCTGATCGACAGCCGGGATTTCCTCGCCGCCAGGAGGCGCGCAGATACCGAGGTACTCGTACCCGCCGGCCCGAAGATCGCCTTCTCGGGCGGCGACACCGCCGACCACAAGCAGATCTGGGCCAAGCTCGATCAGATCCATACCAAGCACCCCGACATGGTGCTGCTGCATGGCGGCTCGCCGAAAGGCGCCGAAAAGATCGCTTCCCGCTGGGCCGACAGCCGCAAGGTGCCGCAGGTCGCCTTCAAGCCGAACTGGACGAAGCACGCCAAGGCCGCACCGTTCAAACGCAATGACCAGATGCTCGGCATCGTGCCGATCGGGGTCGTGATCTTCCCCGGCACGGGCATTCAGGACAACCTGGCCGACAAGGCCCGCAAGATGGGTATCCCGGTCTATCGGTTCGGCTCGGGCGGCGCGTGAGCGCCGCCGGGACCGGCCGCCTTGAAAAATGATAGCAATTCTTATATTATGCCATCATCGCTATCAAACTTGCAGGAGGCGCTATCATGCCCGCAGTCACGATCAGGAATCTGTCCGACGCGACGCATCGCGCCCTCAAGGTGCGGGCGGCGCAGCACGGCCGCAGCGCCGAAGCGGAAATGCGCGACATCCTCGAAATGGCTGTCCGCCCCGATACGCGCCTCCGGCTCGGCACGGCGCTCGCGGAACGCAGCCGTCGCCTTGGCTTGACCAATGAGGATGTCGAGGCCCTCGACCAGGCGCGTGACAAGGCGCCCGCCAAGCCGATGAGCTTCGAATGATCCTCCTCGATACCAATGTCGTATCGGAGGCGATGAAGCCCGCTCCCGACGATGCCGTGCGCGCATGGCTCGACGAACAGGCGGCGGAAACACTCTTTCTCTCCAGCGTCACCATCGCCGAGCTGATGTTCGGCATCGGCGCGCTCCCCGAGGGCAAGCGCAAGGAGCGTCTCACCGAAGCCCTGGATGGGGTGATGGAACTGTTCGCAGACCGCGTCCTCCCGTTCGATGTCGATGCTGCGCGCCGCTATGCGGATCTCGCCGTCAAAGCCCGAACGGCCGGGAAAGGCTTCCCTACTCCCGACGGCTATATCGCGGCGATCGCAGCCGCCAAGGGCTTTGCCGTCGCCACGCGCGACAACAGCGCATTCGAGGCCGCGAATGTCACGGTCATCGATCCCTGGAAGGCCGGGCGCTGACATCCGGCCACCGGCAGCGCAGGTGAGGCCAGCCGAGCCGGCGGCAACAGCCCTCGCGGCAAGCAGACAATCCGGTCTCCTGATCGGACGACCACCCCCGCTTCAAGACGCTGATCCTTGGGTTCAGCCGATGGCCTGACGCCATCAACCCGTAAAGGGTCGGACTACGCATAGCGTGCCGCCGCTCCGGCTTCGCCTGCACGGTGATTGCGGCCACCGGCCGAACTCTTCGGGCGCCTGTCAGCGGGGGATGGACCTCCGCTCAAACAGGAGCCAGATCGATGTCCTTCCAAACCGCTCACGCCTTCGCCTTCAGCCTCGCTACCACCCTGATGGCGGCCATCGTCATCTATCGCGCCGGAGACGGCACGCTCTCCGTCACCCCGACGTCGGAATATGATGGCGATGAAAACGCCATCGTCGGCGAAATCGACCCCTTCGCCTCATGAGGCGAACCGGGTCGCGCAGTCGGCGGGCGCTTCACGCTTCTGCTCCCCCCGCAGCTCGAATTCTGCTAATCTCGCGTGTGCGCCGTGGTGGTGGTGGAGGCGCATCCGTCTGACATTTGACGAAAGACACCACCATGATCTTCATCGGCATTCTCCTCAGCATCGCCGCCATCGGCTTCCTCTGCTGGCTCCTCTTCACGCTTGCGGTGTTCGCTCTTCCGTTCTTCGCGGGCGTGACTGCCGGCACATGGGCCTATGGCACAGGCGCGGGCTGGCTCGGCGCGATTGTCGTCGGCTTTGTCGCCGCCGGCCTGACCTTCGGCATCGGCCAATTCCTGCTCGCCACCGTCCGTCCGACCTGGGCACGCCTGCTCATCGCCGCAGCCTTCGTCGCCCCGGCCGTCGTCGCCGGATTCCATGCCACCCATGGCATCGTGAAACACACCATGCCATCGGAGACATGGCAGACCGTGTTCTCCGTCATCGGAGCGATCGCGGTCGGCATCGTCGCCTTCGTGCGCATCACTGGAATGGCGGCCTCCGACCCATCTGCCGGGCATGTGTCCCACGCCTAAACCCGCAGCGCCCATCGCGGCGGGATCCAGCGGCATATACCTTTGCCCTCCACGCCATCTGGTCGCCCGATGGGGAAGCGGCATCGCGAAGCATCGGCTGCGCCCACCTGTCACGGAACGAAGGAGCGCGTCGGGGCGGCAACGACATCGTGGCCGGCAGCCCCTCAGCGTCGAGGCGTTTCGTCAGAGCTGGCGGAATGGCGAAATGCGCAGCGCAGGCCTGTTCGAGGGAGGTCTACGCCTGTGATCGCCGGTCGGACTTCCCGGGCCAATGCGAAGGTCGCCGCCGTCTCCGCCGTCGGTCCGTCCGGCACCCGCGCCAAAACGGCCCCTTCAATGGCCTGATCTGGCCGAAGGACGGCTTTGCCTCGAGCGCCTAAGCCACAACGGCTGGCCCCGACTTTCTTCCCCTGCCGGCTGCGCCGTCATTCCTCGCGAAACAACAAAGTCGCGCCTGCGCCATCCTCCGCTTTGCTGCGGTCGCAAGCGATGTGTCGTCGCTCGCCTCCGTCCGGTCGATCGCCATCGAGGCCGCAATGGTGCGGGCTCGAAACGGAAAACGGAGACTTACAATGGCGACCATCGGCACCTTCAAGAAGACCGGCTCGAACGAATTCGGCGGCGAAATCGTCACCCTCAGCGTCCAGGCCAAGGGCGTGCGCATCGTCCCCGACCTGCGCGCCAGCGGCGAGAACGCCCCCAGCCACCGGGTCCTGGTCGGCCGCGCCGAGATCGGCGCCGCCTGGTCCAAGCGCTCCAACGAGGGCCGCGACTATCTGGGCCTCAAGCTCGACGATCCGAGCTTCAACGCTCCGATCTACGCCAACCTCTTCGATGACGAAGACGGCGAAGGTTACTCGCTGATCTGGTCCCGCCCCAACGGCCGCCGCGCAGACTGAGGCGGCGTCACAAGGCCCCGGCCGAGAGGTCGGGGCCGCCTTCCTGCTCAAATCGCACCCGATCGCAGATGCGTGCCCCAAATAGTCGGGTCACACCGAAGGCGCGCGCTCCAGCTTTACTGCAAAAGCCAGCCCGCAGAACCTTCGCTTCACTGACGACAACGCCTCGATTGCCCGAATCAGCAAATCGCGCCAGCACGACACGGCCCTTCGGCAACCTCTTTGAGCTGGCAGAAACGGGCCAATACGACTAAAATAGCCGTAGTTCTGGAGCGCGCGCCGGTTGCGATGGGAGGTGATCATGCATGATCACCGCCCGACAATCACGGGCCGCACGCGCGTTGCTGGGTTGGACACAGGAGACGCTCGCTGACAAGGCCCGCCTATCGCTGACCGCGCTCAAGCGCCTCGAATCCGAAAGCGGGCTCGATGTGTACGAGACGACGCGCGATCAGGCACGCAGGGCCTTGGAAGCTGCCGGCATCGTCTTCCTGTCGACCGACCGAGGGCAAGGAGTGCTGCTGGTCGATGATCGCGGAAACAAGCCGAACCGATCTACAGGCTTACGCTGACCTGTGGGCAGCCAGGTTCCTCATCATTCGCACTGCCTCCATTTCGGATCAAACATGGATAATAGACAGGCACCGCATATTCGCCGAGTCTGCACCATGACCGCACCATTCCAGGACCTAGCGCCATCGGGGCAAGATCTCACCGATTACGACAAGTCGCACGCCAAACTATACATGCGCTTGCTGGATGCGGCCGCTGACGGCGCGCATTGGGAGGAAGCCGTGCGGGTGCTGTTCGACCTCGATCCCGCCCGTGAACCCGAACGCTGCCGCCGCATCCATGACAGCCACCTCGAACGCGCCCGCTGGATGACACACACTGGCTATCGGCACCTCCTGCGACCGGCTCACCGCTGAGAGGTTTGCGAACCGGCGTGATGCCCTTTCGACATCACGCAATGCCCTCCTCCGGGCTTCCAACACCCTCGTCGCGCCCCGAAAAATCACACGCTCGACTTACGCGCACCACGCGGGAGAGTTGATGCGATGAGGCCCGATACATCGAACTGGCGAGACGACCGCAGCTACGATTTCTTCGATACACTTCCGATCGAGGGTCTCGCCTGGGAGTGCCTTCGCAGATACCGCCCTTATCAGGACGATTACGCCAGACTGGTCGATGCTGGCGCCGAGACTCAGCCGCTGCCTGACGACAGGCAGCAGCGCTGGGGGTTGCGATTTCCCTGCAAGACCAGGTCGTTCTGCCCTACAGCAACAGGTGGTGTGGTCGCCGCAGAGCGATCCCGCCGTCCTCTTTCTGACAGCGCGGCCGAGCTTTCTGCCGTCCAGCTCAAACAGCCTCGCCGACAGGTTCGCTGCGGGACGTGATGGCCCTGAAGGAGCCTATGCCGGTCTTCCCGAGCACGACCTCCAGCTACTCTTCCTACCCGGCATATCCGCACACGACCAGCTTGCGGCGGTCGTCCCCATCGATGACGACATCCTCGATCGCATTGATGCGCTGACACGCCTCGCGCGCGCCTGGCTCCAGCGTCCGCCATTGCGCGACACGCGCATGACCGCCGAGCAGCGCCGCCGCTTTCGCCTCAAACTTCGTGCTGCTGACGGCCGCATGAACGGCGCGACCTATCGCGACATCGCCATCGCAATCTATGGCGCGGCGCGCATCGATACTGACCCTTGGAAGACCTCGCCGCTGCGGGATGCCGTGATCGCCTTCGCCGAAGCCGGATTGGCCCTCATCGATGGCGGCTATCTGCACCTGCTTCGGCATCGTCGGCGCACCTAGCCTGCGCCACCGACAGGGGTGGGGAATTTAGCCATCCCAAGTCCCCCATCCATCCCGCCGGAGGTTCTCCGCCACCGTTGTCGCTGTCAGCCGCTGATCGCCAGCGGCCCCCAGCAACCCCACGGAGGCCCGCCCCATGCGACCCGATACCGCCGCGCTCCCGCCACGCTACCTGCGGACCAAGGAAGCCGCTGAATTTCTCAGCCTGTCCGCCCGCACCCTCGAAAAACACCGCACCTACGGCACTGGTCCGGCCTATCACAAACTCGGCGGGCGCGTCGTCTATTCAGTCGACGATCTGGAGACCTGGGCCGAGCGCGGCGCCGTGACCTCGACGTCCGATCCGCGCGGCTCCGTGCTTCCCGCAAAGCGCCAGACGCTACCGACCGGCCAGATCGCCGGCCGACACGCACGCTGATCGTGGCTGGTCCCTTTCATGGTGGTGCGTCGTCGTGACCCTTCGGAGCGTGGGCAGCTCGACCTGTTTCGCGCACTTCCCGGCGACTTCGCGCCACGAGACGCGCAGGATCTCATGGCCTATCCCTTCTTCTCCCTCTCGAAATCACACCGCATAGCGCCGATCAACTTTTCGGCGGGCGGCGTCTCCATCCGGGTAGAGGCCGTTCCCGATCATGGCATGGCCACGATCTGGGACGCCGACATCCTGATCTGGGCCGCCAGCCAGATCGTCGAGGCCCGCGACGCGGGCCTGCGCACCTCGCGTCTGATGGCGGCGACACCCTATGAGATCCTCACCTATGTCGGGCGCGGCACATCCATGCGCGACTATCAGCGGCTCAAGGCCGCGCTCGACCGGCTGCAATCGACCACCATCTCGACGTCGATCCGCCAGCCCGCCGAAGGCCGCCGTCACCGCTTCTCGTGGATAAACGAGTGGCAGGAGCGCACGGATCGCCAAGGACGACCGGATGGCATCGAGCTGATCGTCCCCGACTGGTTCTACAAGGCCGTCCTCGATGACGCGCTCATCCTCACCATCGATCCGGCCTATTTCGATCTCACCGG
This DNA window, taken from Shinella zoogloeoides, encodes the following:
- a CDS encoding strawberry notch family protein — protein: MNIMSPVAGPAAPVARASAIIAAAHQLLTLLERGQRIDNANLRIAMETAFEASDTSGAWDWKTAYEACEGATVLFLRKYGRALFRKAGTPAARLAALSKITGLLPTHTRRSEEAQALQQFSTPVPLGLAAVAAAAITPHDIVLEPSAGTGLLAILAEISGGSLLLNELAETRADLLGQLFPALAVTRCDAAQIDDHLPTCAIPSVILMNPPFSVMANVSGRVADAAARHVASALARLADGGRLVTITGANFGPEQPAWRDTFVRLQERGRVVFTAAIHGSVYAKHGTSIETRLTVIDKLPAEDPAAFPLSAGLAPDGATLLAWIEAQIPPRLPVTLPDIAPPVSGSAPRTVRGYLARTATEHPAARSTMDPQGVELAYDTMDWTPPEGAHLTDAIYEEYGLQSIRITSSQAHPTKLVQSAAMASVAPPKPAYRPMLPANITDLLSDAQLETVIYAGEAHSDFLTGSWTVDATCDLVQAAKPDAENAMRFRRGFMLGDGTGAGKGRQSAGIILDNWLRGRRKAVWISKSDKLIEDAQRDWSALGMERLLVTPLSRFPQGRPITLSEGVLFATYATLRSDDRGEKVSRVRQIVEWLGSDFDGVIIFDESHAMANAAGGKGERGDVAASQQGRAGLRLQHALANARVVYVSATGATTVHNLAYAQRLGLWGGEDFPFATRAEFVEAIEDGGVAAMEVLARDLRALGLYTARSLSYDGVEYELIEHALTDEQRRIYDAYASAFAVIHNHLDAAMLAANITGSPDSGGATLNRQAKSAARSAFESAKQRFFGHLLTSMKTPTLIRSIERDLNDGHAAVVQIVSTGEALMERRLAEVPTEEWNDIRVDITPREYVLDYLAHSFPVQLYEPFTDGEGNLSSRPVYRDGHPVESREAVARRDELIERLASLPPVPGALDQIVQRFGTDMVSEVTGRSRRIVRKGERFAVENRAPSANLAETAAFMDDLKRILVFSDAGGTGRSYHAELSAKNQRLRVHYLLEPGWKADAAIQGLGRTNRTNQAQPPLFRPIATNVKAEKRFLSTIARRLDTLGAITRGQRQTGGQGLFRPEDNLESSYARDALRQLYLLIVRGKVEGCSLGRFESATGLKLTDDNGIKDELPPITTFLNRLLALTIELQGILFTAFEQLLDAKVAGAIASGVYDVGLETLTAESFVVAERTTIYTHPATGAQTRLLTITERRRNQPTTLDTALGWLDDPHARLLINARSGRAAVQVPAPSIMLDDGEIERRVRLIRPMEQHHASLAMMEDSHWQEAARDSFAAVWQREVAEVPAYTDGTIHMVSGLLLPVWKRLPNESTRVYRLQTDDGERIIGRRVSPAWAMNAASTGTANLSSDDAYAALVDGRTILDLASGLQLRRARVMGANRIELSGFTDTMRDRLRAYGLFSEIISWKLRFFVPVDASGPAIIDKLLATYPVERISEREAA
- a CDS encoding DUF7146 domain-containing protein; translation: MARQDASELAHSLGRQAEAVCRHYLSNGHRQGNYWQVGDARNAAGRSMFVRLRDTPKGPAGKWTDAATGEHGDLLDIIRESLGLIDFTDVAQEARTFLSLPHPEPEPVSRRGLAPAPSGSPEAARRLIAMTQPITGTIVQTYLRRRDITLLHGTGNLRFHPRCYYKPDDGPTETWPAMIAAVTDLAGKITGAHRTWLAPDGSDKAPIDTPRKAMGDLLGNAVRIGVPGSVMAAGEGIETMLSLRQVLPDMAMAPALSAAHLAAILFPATLRRLYIVRDDDPAGDGARDILIERANAEGIEAIPLSPAFGDFNEDLRRLGIDALRAGVRVQLAPEDVARFMNLAA
- a CDS encoding DUF2493 domain-containing protein — translated: MSEHDDYEPHHESSPTDHLIQDLQLHGYRPSEDELDQRPPPEDRIIEGAVADIFDALVATITDTSLDFDLPDLLWSTVNMFHRAVDRIEQKLDDNEQAQRQLQREQDGSEVKSLQLERLIDIGMNLIDRRDGMETFREAAAGRYLIATGSPWSQRTGSRVNHRNLTASLIDSRDFLAARRRADTEVLVPAGPKIAFSGGDTADHKQIWAKLDQIHTKHPDMVLLHGGSPKGAEKIASRWADSRKVPQVAFKPNWTKHAKAAPFKRNDQMLGIVPIGVVIFPGTGIQDNLADKARKMGIPVYRFGSGGA
- a CDS encoding FitA-like ribbon-helix-helix domain-containing protein, yielding MPAVTIRNLSDATHRALKVRAAQHGRSAEAEMRDILEMAVRPDTRLRLGTALAERSRRLGLTNEDVEALDQARDKAPAKPMSFE
- a CDS encoding type II toxin-antitoxin system VapC family toxin, whose amino-acid sequence is MILLDTNVVSEAMKPAPDDAVRAWLDEQAAETLFLSSVTIAELMFGIGALPEGKRKERLTEALDGVMELFADRVLPFDVDAARRYADLAVKARTAGKGFPTPDGYIAAIAAAKGFAVATRDNSAFEAANVTVIDPWKAGR
- a CDS encoding DUF736 domain-containing protein, with product MATIGTFKKTGSNEFGGEIVTLSVQAKGVRIVPDLRASGENAPSHRVLVGRAEIGAAWSKRSNEGRDYLGLKLDDPSFNAPIYANLFDDEDGEGYSLIWSRPNGRRAD
- a CDS encoding helix-turn-helix transcriptional regulator, which codes for MITARQSRAARALLGWTQETLADKARLSLTALKRLESESGLDVYETTRDQARRALEAAGIVFLSTDRGQGVLLVDDRGNKPNRSTGLR
- a CDS encoding DNA -binding domain-containing protein; the encoded protein is MTAPFQDLAPSGQDLTDYDKSHAKLYMRLLDAAADGAHWEEAVRVLFDLDPAREPERCRRIHDSHLERARWMTHTGYRHLLRPAHR
- a CDS encoding transcriptional regulator domain-containing protein, translating into MRPDTSNWRDDRSYDFFDTLPIEGLAWECLRRYRPYQDDYARLVDAGAETQPLPDDRQQRWGLRFPCKTRSFCPTATGGVVAAERSRRPLSDSAAELSAVQLKQPRRQVRCGT
- a CDS encoding DUF2285 domain-containing protein — encoded protein: MWSPQSDPAVLFLTARPSFLPSSSNSLADRFAAGRDGPEGAYAGLPEHDLQLLFLPGISAHDQLAAVVPIDDDILDRIDALTRLARAWLQRPPLRDTRMTAEQRRRFRLKLRAADGRMNGATYRDIAIAIYGAARIDTDPWKTSPLRDAVIAFAEAGLALIDGGYLHLLRHRRRT
- a CDS encoding helix-turn-helix transcriptional regulator, with product MRPDTAALPPRYLRTKEAAEFLSLSARTLEKHRTYGTGPAYHKLGGRVVYSVDDLETWAERGAVTSTSDPRGSVLPAKRQTLPTGQIAGRHAR
- a CDS encoding replication initiator protein A, which encodes MVVRRRDPSERGQLDLFRALPGDFAPRDAQDLMAYPFFSLSKSHRIAPINFSAGGVSIRVEAVPDHGMATIWDADILIWAASQIVEARDAGLRTSRLMAATPYEILTYVGRGTSMRDYQRLKAALDRLQSTTISTSIRQPAEGRRHRFSWINEWQERTDRQGRPDGIELIVPDWFYKAVLDDALILTIDPAYFDLTGGLDRWLYRIVRKHGGRQRGGWRFDLRHLHLKSGSLSPFKRFAFELRDIVRRQPLPGYVLSLEVEIGGRTLLAFEPLAAYGKPVDGLVLSGTRPIVPSGTRGSCHQEPSPALTSGNRGRIRALNLESNQESNFEERARDVENLIRTAAANLRAAGKSPLKGAPAAQTGRKESEPASPDQLPLLDRPGGAR